The Schistocerca nitens isolate TAMUIC-IGC-003100 chromosome 7, iqSchNite1.1, whole genome shotgun sequence genome contains a region encoding:
- the LOC126195558 gene encoding uncharacterized protein LOC126195558, with amino-acid sequence MWDVTARVRRITSASVLRERSADTQRAAGKLGAPAVSSADCTLRCGGRRARLPERQLEGLASPRHGCGCLLLSAPLGSAPPRGAAVASAARCAGAGAAAAVSPAIWLPRQPPGSPWSRGGRGRRRRRRRRAGEAEAPRTARPGARPHAHRDSWRRGQIAALREATNTAAQSGAAQRRKGAPWRRQRAARNNRPRRGAAATKGVARRGGCAAGRVSLLRSVPAPYNTQ; translated from the coding sequence ATGTGGGACGTCACTGCCAGAGTGCGCCGCATTACGTCGGCTTCGGTTCTGCGCGAGCGCAGCGCAGATACGCAGCGCGCGGCCGGCAAGCTGGGGGCGCCCGCAGTGAGCAGCGCAGACTGTACGCTACGCTGCGGCGGTCGGCGCGCGCGCCTCCCGGAGAGGCAATTAGaaggcctcgcctcgcctcgccacgGCTGCGGCTGCCTTTTATTATCCGCTCCGCTCGGCTCGGCTCCTCCACGCGGCGCGGCGGTGGCCTCGGCCGCGCGCTGCGCCGGCGCGGGAGCCGCAGCGGCAGTGAGCCCTGCCATCTGGCTGCCCCGCCAGCCGCCGGGTAGCCCGTGGTcgcgtggggggagggggcggcggcggcggcggcggcggagagcGGGTGAAGCGGAGGCGCCGAGAACGGCCCGGCCCGGCGCGCGCCCGCACGCACACAGAGATAGCTGGCGCCGCGGGCAGATAGCTGCGCTCCGCGAGGCGACAAATACAGCCGCGCAGAGCGGAGCGGCGCAGCGCCGGAAGGGCGCGCCGTGGCGCCGGCAGCGAGCGGCTCGGAATAACaggccgcggcgcggcgcggcggccacAAAGGGCGTGGCGCGGCGTGGCGGCTGCGCTGCCGGCCGCGTCTCGCTGCTTCGCTCCGTACCGGCGCCCTACAACACACAATAA